The following coding sequences are from one Macaca nemestrina isolate mMacNem1 chromosome 1, mMacNem.hap1, whole genome shotgun sequence window:
- the LOC105473255 gene encoding chloride channel protein ClC-Kb isoform X4 encodes MPWTWLSGVLSKLSPAHEWLYREIGDSHLLRYLSWTVYPVALVSFSSGFSQSITPSSGGSGIPEVKTILSGVVLEDYLDIKNFGAKVVGMCCTLACGSTLFLGKVGPFVHLSVMMAAYLGRVRTTTVGEPENKSKQNEMLVAAAAVGVATVFGAPFSGVLFSIEVMSSHFSVWDYWRGFFAATCGAFMFRLLAVFNSKQETITSLYKTSFRVDVPFDLPEILFFVILGGLCGILSCAYLFCQRTFFGFIKNNRFSSKLLATSKPVYSALATLVLASITYPPSAGRFLASRLSMKQHLDSLFDNHAWGLMTRNSSPPWPEELDPQHLWWEWYHPRFTIFGTLAFFLVMKFWMLILATTIPIPAGYFMPIFIYGAAIGRLFGETLSFIFPEGIVAGGITNPIMPGGYALAGAAAFSGAVTHTISTALLAFELTGQIVHALPVLMAVLAANAIAQSCQPSFYDGTIIVKKLPYLPWILGRNISSHRVRVEHFMNRSITTLAKDTPLQEVVKVVTSTDMAEYPLVESTESQILVGIVRRAQLVQALQAEPLSWAPGHQQCLQDILAGGCPTEPVTLKLSPETSLHEAHNLFELLNLQSLFVTSRGRAVGCVSWVEMKKAISNLTNPPAPK; translated from the exons ATGCCATGGACTTGGCTGTCGGGAGTGTTGTCCAAG CTGTCCCCAGCACATGAGTGGCTGTACAGAGAGATTGGGGACAGTCACCTGCTCCGGTATCTCTCCTGGACTGTGTACCCTGTGGCCCTCGTCTCTTTCTCCTCGGGCTTCTCCCAGAGCATCACGCCCTCCTCTGGAG GTTCTGGAATCCCGGAGGTGAAGACCATCTTGTCGGGTGTGGTCTTGGAGGACTACCTGGATATCAAGAACTTTGGGGCCAAGGTGGTGGGCATGTGTTGCACCCTGGCCTGTGGCAGCACCCTCTTCCTGGGCAAAGTG GGCCCTTTCGTGCACCTGTCTGTGATGATGGCTGCCTACCTGGGCCGTGTGCGCACCACGACCGTCGGGGAGCCTGAG AACAAGAGCAAGCAAAACGAAATGCTGGTGGCAGCGGCGGCAGTGGGCGTGGCCACAGTCTTTGGAGCTCCCTTCAGCG GCGTCCTGTTCAGCATCGAGGTCATGTCTTCCCACTTCTCTGTCTGGGATTACTGGAGGGGCTTCTTTGCAGCCACCTGCGGGGCCTTCATGTTCCGGCTCCTGGCGGTCTTCAACAGCAAGCAGG AGACCATCACCTCCCTCTACAAGACCAGTTTCCGGGTGGACGTTCCCTTCGACCTGCCGGAGATCTTATTTTTTGTGATACTGGG GGGTCTCTGTGGCATCCTGAGCTGCGCCTACCTCTTCTGTCAGCGAACCTTCTTTGGCTTCATCAAGAACAATCGGTTCAGCTCCAAACTGCTGGCCACCAG CAAACCTGTGTACTCCGCCCTGGCCACCTTGGTTCTCGCCTCCATCACCTACCCGCCAAGTGCAGGCCGCTTCCTAGCTTCTCGG CTGTCTATGAAGCAGCATCTGGACTCGCTGTTTGACAACcatgcctgggggctgatgacccggaaCTCCAGCCCACCCTGGCCTGAAGAGCTTGACCCCCAGCACCTGTGGTGGGAATGGTACCACCCGCGGTTCACCATCTTTGGGACCCTTGCCTTCTTCCTGGTTATGAAG ttctggatgctgattctggccaccaccatccccaTCCCTGCCGGGTACTTCATGCCCATCTTCATCTATG GAGCTGCCATCGGGCGCCTCTTTGGGGAGACTCTCTCTTTCATCTTCCCTGAGGGCATCGTGGCTGGAGGGATTACCAATCCCATCATGCCCGGGGGGTATGCCCTGGCAG GGGCTGCAGCCTTCTCAGGGGCTGTGACCCACACCATCTCCACGGCGCTGCTGGCCTTTGAGCTGACCGGCCAGATAGTGCACGCACTGCCCGTGCTGATGGCAGTGCTGGCAGCCAATGCCATTGCACAGAGCTGCCAGCCCTCCTTCTACGATGGCACCATCATTGTCAAGAAGCTGCCATACCTGCCATGGATTCTGGGCCGCAACATCAG CTCCCACCGCGTGAGGGTGGAGCACTTCATGAACCGCAGCATCACCACACTGGCCAAGGACACACCACTGCAGGAGGTGGTCAAGGTCGTGACCTCCACAGACATGGCCGAGTATCCCCTGGTGGAGAGCACAG AGTCCCAGATCCTTGTGGGCATCGTGCGAAGGGCCCAGCTGGTGCAGGCCCTCCAGGCTGAGCCTCTTTCCTGGGCTCCAGGACACCAG CAGTGTCTCCAGGACATCTTAGCTGGGGGCTGCCCCACGGAACCAGTGACCCTGAAGCTGTCCCCGGAGACTTCCCTGCATGAG GCACACAACCTCTTTGAGCTGTTGAACCTTCAGTCCCTCTTCGTGACATCGCGGGGCAGAGCTGTGGGCTGCGTGTCCTGGGTGGAG ATGAAGAAAGCAATTTCCAACCTGACAAACCCACCAGCCCCAAAGTGA
- the LOC105473255 gene encoding chloride channel protein ClC-Kb isoform X1: MQELVGLREGSSGDPVTLQELWGPCPRIRRGVRGGLEWLKQKLFRLGEDWYFLMVLGVLMALVSYAMDLAVGSVVQAHEWLYREIGDSHLLRYLSWTVYPVALVSFSSGFSQSITPSSGGSGIPEVKTILSGVVLEDYLDIKNFGAKVVGMCCTLACGSTLFLGKVGPFVHLSVMMAAYLGRVRTTTVGEPENKSKQNEMLVAAAAVGVATVFGAPFSGVLFSIEVMSSHFSVWDYWRGFFAATCGAFMFRLLAVFNSKQETITSLYKTSFRVDVPFDLPEILFFVILGGLCGILSCAYLFCQRTFFGFIKNNRFSSKLLATSKPVYSALATLVLASITYPPSAGRFLASRLSMKQHLDSLFDNHAWGLMTRNSSPPWPEELDPQHLWWEWYHPRFTIFGTLAFFLVMKFWMLILATTIPIPAGYFMPIFIYGAAIGRLFGETLSFIFPEGIVAGGITNPIMPGGYALAGAAAFSGAVTHTISTALLAFELTGQIVHALPVLMAVLAANAIAQSCQPSFYDGTIIVKKLPYLPWILGRNISSHRVRVEHFMNRSITTLAKDTPLQEVVKVVTSTDMAEYPLVESTESQILVGIVRRAQLVQALQAEPLSWAPGHQQCLQDILAGGCPTEPVTLKLSPETSLHEAHNLFELLNLQSLFVTSRGRAVGCVSWVEMKKAISNLTNPPAPK; this comes from the exons ATGCAGGAGTTGGTGGGGCTGCGTGAGGGCTCCTCAGGGGACCCTGTGACTCTGCAGGAGCTGTGGGGCCCGTGTCCCCGCATCCGCCGAGGCGTCCGAG GTGGCCTGGAGTGGCTGAAGCAGAAGCTGTTCCGCCTGGGTGAGGACTGGTACTTCCTGATGGTCCTCGGGGTGCTCATGGCCCTGGTCAGCTATGCCATGGACTTGGCTGTCGGGAGTGTTGTCCAAG CACATGAGTGGCTGTACAGAGAGATTGGGGACAGTCACCTGCTCCGGTATCTCTCCTGGACTGTGTACCCTGTGGCCCTCGTCTCTTTCTCCTCGGGCTTCTCCCAGAGCATCACGCCCTCCTCTGGAG GTTCTGGAATCCCGGAGGTGAAGACCATCTTGTCGGGTGTGGTCTTGGAGGACTACCTGGATATCAAGAACTTTGGGGCCAAGGTGGTGGGCATGTGTTGCACCCTGGCCTGTGGCAGCACCCTCTTCCTGGGCAAAGTG GGCCCTTTCGTGCACCTGTCTGTGATGATGGCTGCCTACCTGGGCCGTGTGCGCACCACGACCGTCGGGGAGCCTGAG AACAAGAGCAAGCAAAACGAAATGCTGGTGGCAGCGGCGGCAGTGGGCGTGGCCACAGTCTTTGGAGCTCCCTTCAGCG GCGTCCTGTTCAGCATCGAGGTCATGTCTTCCCACTTCTCTGTCTGGGATTACTGGAGGGGCTTCTTTGCAGCCACCTGCGGGGCCTTCATGTTCCGGCTCCTGGCGGTCTTCAACAGCAAGCAGG AGACCATCACCTCCCTCTACAAGACCAGTTTCCGGGTGGACGTTCCCTTCGACCTGCCGGAGATCTTATTTTTTGTGATACTGGG GGGTCTCTGTGGCATCCTGAGCTGCGCCTACCTCTTCTGTCAGCGAACCTTCTTTGGCTTCATCAAGAACAATCGGTTCAGCTCCAAACTGCTGGCCACCAG CAAACCTGTGTACTCCGCCCTGGCCACCTTGGTTCTCGCCTCCATCACCTACCCGCCAAGTGCAGGCCGCTTCCTAGCTTCTCGG CTGTCTATGAAGCAGCATCTGGACTCGCTGTTTGACAACcatgcctgggggctgatgacccggaaCTCCAGCCCACCCTGGCCTGAAGAGCTTGACCCCCAGCACCTGTGGTGGGAATGGTACCACCCGCGGTTCACCATCTTTGGGACCCTTGCCTTCTTCCTGGTTATGAAG ttctggatgctgattctggccaccaccatccccaTCCCTGCCGGGTACTTCATGCCCATCTTCATCTATG GAGCTGCCATCGGGCGCCTCTTTGGGGAGACTCTCTCTTTCATCTTCCCTGAGGGCATCGTGGCTGGAGGGATTACCAATCCCATCATGCCCGGGGGGTATGCCCTGGCAG GGGCTGCAGCCTTCTCAGGGGCTGTGACCCACACCATCTCCACGGCGCTGCTGGCCTTTGAGCTGACCGGCCAGATAGTGCACGCACTGCCCGTGCTGATGGCAGTGCTGGCAGCCAATGCCATTGCACAGAGCTGCCAGCCCTCCTTCTACGATGGCACCATCATTGTCAAGAAGCTGCCATACCTGCCATGGATTCTGGGCCGCAACATCAG CTCCCACCGCGTGAGGGTGGAGCACTTCATGAACCGCAGCATCACCACACTGGCCAAGGACACACCACTGCAGGAGGTGGTCAAGGTCGTGACCTCCACAGACATGGCCGAGTATCCCCTGGTGGAGAGCACAG AGTCCCAGATCCTTGTGGGCATCGTGCGAAGGGCCCAGCTGGTGCAGGCCCTCCAGGCTGAGCCTCTTTCCTGGGCTCCAGGACACCAG CAGTGTCTCCAGGACATCTTAGCTGGGGGCTGCCCCACGGAACCAGTGACCCTGAAGCTGTCCCCGGAGACTTCCCTGCATGAG GCACACAACCTCTTTGAGCTGTTGAACCTTCAGTCCCTCTTCGTGACATCGCGGGGCAGAGCTGTGGGCTGCGTGTCCTGGGTGGAG ATGAAGAAAGCAATTTCCAACCTGACAAACCCACCAGCCCCAAAGTGA
- the LOC105473255 gene encoding chloride channel protein ClC-Kb isoform X2, which yields MQELVGLREGSSGDPVTLQELWGPCPRIRRGVRGGLEWLKQKLFRLGEDWYFLMVLGVLMALVSYAMDLAVGSVVQAHEWLYREIGDSHLLRYLSWTVYPVALVSFSSGFSQSITPSSGGSGIPEVKTILSGVVLEDYLDIKNFGAKVVGMCCTLACGSTLFLGKVGPFVHLSVMMAAYLGRVRTTTVGEPENKSKQNEMLVAAAAVGVATVFGAPFSGVLFSIEVMSSHFSVWDYWRGFFAATCGAFMFRLLAVFNSKQETITSLYKTSFRVDVPFDLPEILFFVILGGLCGILSCAYLFCQRTFFGFIKNNRFSSKLLATSKPVYSALATLVLASITYPPSAGRFLASRLSMKQHLDSLFDNHAWGLMTRNSSPPWPEELDPQHLWWEWYHPRFTIFGTLAFFLVMKFWMLILATTIPIPAGYFMPIFIYGAAIGRLFGETLSFIFPEGIVAGGITNPIMPGGYALAGAAAFSGAVTHTISTALLAFELTGQIVHALPVLMAVLAANAIAQSCQPSFYDGTIIVKKLPYLPWILGRNISSHRVRVEHFMNRSITTLAKDTPLQEVVKVVTSTDMAEYPLVESTESQILVGIVRRAQLVQALQAEPLSWAPGHQCLQDILAGGCPTEPVTLKLSPETSLHEAHNLFELLNLQSLFVTSRGRAVGCVSWVEMKKAISNLTNPPAPK from the exons ATGCAGGAGTTGGTGGGGCTGCGTGAGGGCTCCTCAGGGGACCCTGTGACTCTGCAGGAGCTGTGGGGCCCGTGTCCCCGCATCCGCCGAGGCGTCCGAG GTGGCCTGGAGTGGCTGAAGCAGAAGCTGTTCCGCCTGGGTGAGGACTGGTACTTCCTGATGGTCCTCGGGGTGCTCATGGCCCTGGTCAGCTATGCCATGGACTTGGCTGTCGGGAGTGTTGTCCAAG CACATGAGTGGCTGTACAGAGAGATTGGGGACAGTCACCTGCTCCGGTATCTCTCCTGGACTGTGTACCCTGTGGCCCTCGTCTCTTTCTCCTCGGGCTTCTCCCAGAGCATCACGCCCTCCTCTGGAG GTTCTGGAATCCCGGAGGTGAAGACCATCTTGTCGGGTGTGGTCTTGGAGGACTACCTGGATATCAAGAACTTTGGGGCCAAGGTGGTGGGCATGTGTTGCACCCTGGCCTGTGGCAGCACCCTCTTCCTGGGCAAAGTG GGCCCTTTCGTGCACCTGTCTGTGATGATGGCTGCCTACCTGGGCCGTGTGCGCACCACGACCGTCGGGGAGCCTGAG AACAAGAGCAAGCAAAACGAAATGCTGGTGGCAGCGGCGGCAGTGGGCGTGGCCACAGTCTTTGGAGCTCCCTTCAGCG GCGTCCTGTTCAGCATCGAGGTCATGTCTTCCCACTTCTCTGTCTGGGATTACTGGAGGGGCTTCTTTGCAGCCACCTGCGGGGCCTTCATGTTCCGGCTCCTGGCGGTCTTCAACAGCAAGCAGG AGACCATCACCTCCCTCTACAAGACCAGTTTCCGGGTGGACGTTCCCTTCGACCTGCCGGAGATCTTATTTTTTGTGATACTGGG GGGTCTCTGTGGCATCCTGAGCTGCGCCTACCTCTTCTGTCAGCGAACCTTCTTTGGCTTCATCAAGAACAATCGGTTCAGCTCCAAACTGCTGGCCACCAG CAAACCTGTGTACTCCGCCCTGGCCACCTTGGTTCTCGCCTCCATCACCTACCCGCCAAGTGCAGGCCGCTTCCTAGCTTCTCGG CTGTCTATGAAGCAGCATCTGGACTCGCTGTTTGACAACcatgcctgggggctgatgacccggaaCTCCAGCCCACCCTGGCCTGAAGAGCTTGACCCCCAGCACCTGTGGTGGGAATGGTACCACCCGCGGTTCACCATCTTTGGGACCCTTGCCTTCTTCCTGGTTATGAAG ttctggatgctgattctggccaccaccatccccaTCCCTGCCGGGTACTTCATGCCCATCTTCATCTATG GAGCTGCCATCGGGCGCCTCTTTGGGGAGACTCTCTCTTTCATCTTCCCTGAGGGCATCGTGGCTGGAGGGATTACCAATCCCATCATGCCCGGGGGGTATGCCCTGGCAG GGGCTGCAGCCTTCTCAGGGGCTGTGACCCACACCATCTCCACGGCGCTGCTGGCCTTTGAGCTGACCGGCCAGATAGTGCACGCACTGCCCGTGCTGATGGCAGTGCTGGCAGCCAATGCCATTGCACAGAGCTGCCAGCCCTCCTTCTACGATGGCACCATCATTGTCAAGAAGCTGCCATACCTGCCATGGATTCTGGGCCGCAACATCAG CTCCCACCGCGTGAGGGTGGAGCACTTCATGAACCGCAGCATCACCACACTGGCCAAGGACACACCACTGCAGGAGGTGGTCAAGGTCGTGACCTCCACAGACATGGCCGAGTATCCCCTGGTGGAGAGCACAG AGTCCCAGATCCTTGTGGGCATCGTGCGAAGGGCCCAGCTGGTGCAGGCCCTCCAGGCTGAGCCTCTTTCCTGGGCTCCAGGACACCAG TGTCTCCAGGACATCTTAGCTGGGGGCTGCCCCACGGAACCAGTGACCCTGAAGCTGTCCCCGGAGACTTCCCTGCATGAG GCACACAACCTCTTTGAGCTGTTGAACCTTCAGTCCCTCTTCGTGACATCGCGGGGCAGAGCTGTGGGCTGCGTGTCCTGGGTGGAG ATGAAGAAAGCAATTTCCAACCTGACAAACCCACCAGCCCCAAAGTGA
- the LOC105473226 gene encoding protein FAM131C — MGSCVSRDLFTSAHKDCPMPQGTDPLNPDLPSGRTPTMAVDPVTGKDKQMDFCWDPWQRCFQTTNGYLSDSRSCPSNYNVAALATSSLVGVVQSIKDHITKPTAMARGRVAHLIEWKGWSAQRAGWELSPAEDEHYCCLPDELREARFAAGVAEQFAITEATLSAWSSLDDEELHPENSPQGIFQLQDLESIYLQDSLPSGPSQDDSLQAFSSPSLSPESCPSPEEPPSTAGIPQPPSPELQHQRRRPGHQGPEGGTHLPGSLPSMDSGSLWEEEDEVFYN, encoded by the exons ATGGGCTCCTGCGTGTCGCGAG ACCTGTTCACAAGTGCCCACAAGGACTGCCCCATGCCCCAGGGCACGGACCCCTTGAACCCAGACCTGCCCTCCGGCCGCACTCCCACCATGGCTGTAGACCCTGTCACTGGCAAG GACAAACAGATGGATTTCTGTTGGGATCCTTGGCAG AGGTGCTTCCAGACCACCAACGGCTACCTGTCCGACTCCAGGTCCTGCCCCAGCAACTACAATGTGGCAGCCCTGGCCACCTCGTCCCTTGTGG GGGTGGTGCAGAGCATCAAGGACCACATCACAAAGCCCACGGCCATGGCCCGAGGCCGTGTGGCCCACCTCATCGAGTGGAAGGGCTGGAGTGCCCAGCGGGCAGGCTGGGAGCTGTCCCCAGCTGAGGACGAGCATTACTGCTGCCTCCCAGATGAGCTGCGTGAGGCCCGCTTTGCTGCAG GGGTCGCCGAGCAGTTTGCCATCACAGAGGCCACACTGAGCGCTTGGTCCTCGCTGGACGACGAGGAACTGCACCCCGAGAACAGCCCCCAGGGCATCTTCCAGCTCCAAG ATCTGGAGAGCATCTACCTTCAGGACAGCCTTCCCAGTGGCCCCTCGCAGGATGACAGCCTTCAGGCCTTCTCCTCGCCCAGCCTCTCCCCTGAGAGCTGTCCCTCACCGGAGGAGCCCCCCAGCACCGCTGGCATCCCACAGCCCCCCAGCCCAGAGCTGCAGCATCAGCGGCGGCGGCCCGGGCACCAAGGACCCGAGGGTGGGACGCACCTACCGGGCTCCCTCCCCTCCATGGACAGCGGTTCCctctgggaggaggaggacgaggTGTTCTATAACTGA
- the LOC105473255 gene encoding chloride channel protein ClC-Kb isoform X3 — protein MQELVGLREGSSGDPVTLQELWGPCPRIRRGVRGGLEWLKQKLFRLGEDWYFLMVLGVLMALVSYAMDLAVGSVVQGSGIPEVKTILSGVVLEDYLDIKNFGAKVVGMCCTLACGSTLFLGKVGPFVHLSVMMAAYLGRVRTTTVGEPENKSKQNEMLVAAAAVGVATVFGAPFSGVLFSIEVMSSHFSVWDYWRGFFAATCGAFMFRLLAVFNSKQETITSLYKTSFRVDVPFDLPEILFFVILGGLCGILSCAYLFCQRTFFGFIKNNRFSSKLLATSKPVYSALATLVLASITYPPSAGRFLASRLSMKQHLDSLFDNHAWGLMTRNSSPPWPEELDPQHLWWEWYHPRFTIFGTLAFFLVMKFWMLILATTIPIPAGYFMPIFIYGAAIGRLFGETLSFIFPEGIVAGGITNPIMPGGYALAGAAAFSGAVTHTISTALLAFELTGQIVHALPVLMAVLAANAIAQSCQPSFYDGTIIVKKLPYLPWILGRNISSHRVRVEHFMNRSITTLAKDTPLQEVVKVVTSTDMAEYPLVESTESQILVGIVRRAQLVQALQAEPLSWAPGHQQCLQDILAGGCPTEPVTLKLSPETSLHEAHNLFELLNLQSLFVTSRGRAVGCVSWVEMKKAISNLTNPPAPK, from the exons ATGCAGGAGTTGGTGGGGCTGCGTGAGGGCTCCTCAGGGGACCCTGTGACTCTGCAGGAGCTGTGGGGCCCGTGTCCCCGCATCCGCCGAGGCGTCCGAG GTGGCCTGGAGTGGCTGAAGCAGAAGCTGTTCCGCCTGGGTGAGGACTGGTACTTCCTGATGGTCCTCGGGGTGCTCATGGCCCTGGTCAGCTATGCCATGGACTTGGCTGTCGGGAGTGTTGTCCAAG GTTCTGGAATCCCGGAGGTGAAGACCATCTTGTCGGGTGTGGTCTTGGAGGACTACCTGGATATCAAGAACTTTGGGGCCAAGGTGGTGGGCATGTGTTGCACCCTGGCCTGTGGCAGCACCCTCTTCCTGGGCAAAGTG GGCCCTTTCGTGCACCTGTCTGTGATGATGGCTGCCTACCTGGGCCGTGTGCGCACCACGACCGTCGGGGAGCCTGAG AACAAGAGCAAGCAAAACGAAATGCTGGTGGCAGCGGCGGCAGTGGGCGTGGCCACAGTCTTTGGAGCTCCCTTCAGCG GCGTCCTGTTCAGCATCGAGGTCATGTCTTCCCACTTCTCTGTCTGGGATTACTGGAGGGGCTTCTTTGCAGCCACCTGCGGGGCCTTCATGTTCCGGCTCCTGGCGGTCTTCAACAGCAAGCAGG AGACCATCACCTCCCTCTACAAGACCAGTTTCCGGGTGGACGTTCCCTTCGACCTGCCGGAGATCTTATTTTTTGTGATACTGGG GGGTCTCTGTGGCATCCTGAGCTGCGCCTACCTCTTCTGTCAGCGAACCTTCTTTGGCTTCATCAAGAACAATCGGTTCAGCTCCAAACTGCTGGCCACCAG CAAACCTGTGTACTCCGCCCTGGCCACCTTGGTTCTCGCCTCCATCACCTACCCGCCAAGTGCAGGCCGCTTCCTAGCTTCTCGG CTGTCTATGAAGCAGCATCTGGACTCGCTGTTTGACAACcatgcctgggggctgatgacccggaaCTCCAGCCCACCCTGGCCTGAAGAGCTTGACCCCCAGCACCTGTGGTGGGAATGGTACCACCCGCGGTTCACCATCTTTGGGACCCTTGCCTTCTTCCTGGTTATGAAG ttctggatgctgattctggccaccaccatccccaTCCCTGCCGGGTACTTCATGCCCATCTTCATCTATG GAGCTGCCATCGGGCGCCTCTTTGGGGAGACTCTCTCTTTCATCTTCCCTGAGGGCATCGTGGCTGGAGGGATTACCAATCCCATCATGCCCGGGGGGTATGCCCTGGCAG GGGCTGCAGCCTTCTCAGGGGCTGTGACCCACACCATCTCCACGGCGCTGCTGGCCTTTGAGCTGACCGGCCAGATAGTGCACGCACTGCCCGTGCTGATGGCAGTGCTGGCAGCCAATGCCATTGCACAGAGCTGCCAGCCCTCCTTCTACGATGGCACCATCATTGTCAAGAAGCTGCCATACCTGCCATGGATTCTGGGCCGCAACATCAG CTCCCACCGCGTGAGGGTGGAGCACTTCATGAACCGCAGCATCACCACACTGGCCAAGGACACACCACTGCAGGAGGTGGTCAAGGTCGTGACCTCCACAGACATGGCCGAGTATCCCCTGGTGGAGAGCACAG AGTCCCAGATCCTTGTGGGCATCGTGCGAAGGGCCCAGCTGGTGCAGGCCCTCCAGGCTGAGCCTCTTTCCTGGGCTCCAGGACACCAG CAGTGTCTCCAGGACATCTTAGCTGGGGGCTGCCCCACGGAACCAGTGACCCTGAAGCTGTCCCCGGAGACTTCCCTGCATGAG GCACACAACCTCTTTGAGCTGTTGAACCTTCAGTCCCTCTTCGTGACATCGCGGGGCAGAGCTGTGGGCTGCGTGTCCTGGGTGGAG ATGAAGAAAGCAATTTCCAACCTGACAAACCCACCAGCCCCAAAGTGA